In one window of Festucalex cinctus isolate MCC-2025b chromosome 14, RoL_Fcin_1.0, whole genome shotgun sequence DNA:
- the lgalslb gene encoding lectin, galactoside-binding-like b encodes MRLKMAVQAAENDAIMVEDEQLNDSLGNVGLISPDKEDLARLLTVPFSGRIRGGMRPGKKIIVMGIVDLEPDSFDVSLTCGRDKDKDKEEAAYDVALKLTARFSDRQFLRSARVAGKWTEEEASTVYFPFIPDQPFRVEIHCEHQRFRIFVDGHQLFDFYHKVKSLASIDTVRIDGDLQITKLG; translated from the exons ATGCGGCTCAAGATGGCGGTGCAGGCAGCAGAAAACGACGCGATT ATGGTGGAGGACGAGCAGCTGAACGACTCGCTGGGGAACGTCGGCCTCATCTCACCTGACAAGGAGGATCTAGCACGGCTGCTG ACAGTGCCCTTCAGTGGACGCATCCGAGGCGGCATGAGGCCCGGGAAGAAGATCATCGTGATGGGCATTGTGGACTTGGAGCCAGACag CTTTGACGTCAGCCTGACCTGCGGCCGGGATAAGGACAAGGACAAGGAGGAGGCGGCGTACGACGTGGCCCTCAAACTCACCGCCCGCTTCTCGGATCGACAGTTCCTGCGCAGCGCCCGCGTGGCCGGCAAGTGGACCGAGGAGGAAGCCTCCACCGTCTACTTTCCCTTCATCCCAGATCAGCCTTTTagg GTGGAGATTCACTGCGAGCACCAAAGGTTCCGGATATTCGTGGACGGACACCAGCTCTTTGACTTTTACCACAAAGTAAAATCTTTGGCCTCCATCGACACGGTGCGAATAGACGGAGACCTACAGATCACCAAGCTGGGCTaa
- the ciao2b gene encoding cytosolic iron-sulfur assembly component 2B yields MSGGTQLENANPVIFQRSGERLQTAADEDEDVHDPIDDREIFDLIRSINDPEHPLSLEELNVVEQVRVKVNDADSNVDVEFTPTIPHCSMATLIGLSIKVKLLRSLPDRFKIDVHITPGTHASEEAVNKQLADKERVAAALENSSLLEVVNQCLSTRSV; encoded by the exons ATGTCCGGCGGGACCCAGTTGGAAAACGCCAACCCAGTCATATTCCAGCGGTCCGGTGAGAGGTTGCAGACGGCCGCCGACGAGGACGAAGACGTCCACGACCCTATCGATGACAGGGAAATCTTTGAT CTGATCAGATCCATCAATGATCCGGAACATCCTCTCTCTCTGGAGGAGCTCAACGTGGTGGAGCAAGTCAGAGTCAAA GTGAACGACGCCGACAGCAACGTAGATGTGGAGTTCACGCCCACCATCCCCCACTGCAGCATGGCCACGCTCATcggcctgtcaatcaaagtcaagcTGCTGCGCTCGCTGCCCGACCGATTCAAA ATCGACGTGCACATCACCCCTGGGACGCACGCCTCAGAGGAAGCAG TGAACAAGCAGCTGGCCGACAAAGAGCGGGTGGCCGCCGCCCTGGAGAACTCGTCGCTGCTGGAAGTGGTCAACCAGTGTTTGTCCACCAGGAGCGTCTGA
- the LOC144000987 gene encoding lysosomal cholesterol signaling protein-like, producing METAGRYVLIHGKNISHSSMTSPGGSAGAGPHMSIDKLFPALLECFGIIMCGYIAGRADVITENQAKGLGNFVSKFALPALLFKNMVLLEFGDVIWSFLWSILVAKVAVFTLVCVLTLMVASPENRYGKAGLYAIFATQSNDFALGYPIVDALYRSTYPEYLQYIYLVAPVSLMLLNPIGFALCEVQRWRKRTDHHVERSTARVLAVVTLQVLKNPIVFMVVVGIAAHFAMGQRIPDVLSQFIDGLANSFGGAALFYLGLTMVGQLRKLTRDTGVALILLITAKLLVMPLFCKDMMDILDVGVNSSSANHTSLSNFAFLYGVFPTAPSVAIYAGHYGMELEVVTSGMVISTFLSAPIMYVSAWLLTIPLMDPAPLVAQLQNVSFNISIVCLLALVWTIVVMLLSGKFKRLPHLFALNLFLAQFLVCVSMILWNFLARQEDNLTGKMLAFALLYGSLYSTYIWTGLIPLCLALTSRDDLLRLRPAIFMILGWGVPFFMVGGLLLVGQRTDSIDSAFFYGKAQIISTAAVLSVSLALAAVSLLGLSQGDREQRGYHVLSRAALPSSSEEQARPPAGVEDPLHHQQHQQQQEQSAELSPSVCSINSDPHMPPPLQSMPDMITSTQRNHGNSTGHTGTLCDGQPQNWSSSEHLLNLTASERQQAADDKQTVRHVLLCLLLIVSLLANLSSCLWWLLNKDPGRLYLELQFFCAVANYGQGFLSFGIFGLDRHLIFLPFKKRLSVWRGRDADRSGPAGGAREEVRLTCTQFVRYHKEQCVQGLLHVHSASGESASAPTGESLL from the exons ATGGAGACAGCCGGCAGATACGTGCTCATCCACGGGAAGAACATCTCCCACAGCTCCATGACGAGCCCTGGTGGTAGTGCTGGTGCTGGGCCGCACATGTCCATCGACAAGCTGTTCCCCGCCCTGCTTGAGTGCTTTGGAATTATCATGTGTGGATACATAGCTGGCAG GGCTGACGTGATCACAGAGAACCAGGCGAAGGGTCTGGGCAACTTTGTGTCTAAATTTGCCCTCCCGGCTCTGCTTTTCAAAAACATGGTGCTGCTGGAGTTCGGCGACGTCATCTGGTCCTTCCTGTGGAGCATCCTGGTCGCCAAG GTGGCTGTGTTCACGCTGGTGTGCGTTCTCACGCTGATGGTTGCCAGTCCGGAAAACAGGTACGGCAAAGCCGGACTGTACGCCATCTTTGCCACGCAAAGCAATGACTTTGCCTTGGGCTATCCCATAG TGGATGCTTTGTATCGGAGCACGTACCCGGAGTACCTGCAGTACATCTACCTGGTGGCCCCCGTGTCGCTCATGCTGCTCAATCCCATCGGTTTTGCTCTGTGCGAGGTGCAGAGGTGGAGAAAGCGGACCGACCACCATGTGGAGCGAAGCACGGCCAGAGTGCTGGCGGTCGTCACCCTACAG GTGTTAAAGAACCCAATCGTGTTCATGGTGGTGGTGGGCATCGCCGCACACTTTGCTATGGGTCAGAGGATCCCTGACGTGCTGTCACAGTTCATCGATGGCCTGGCCAACTCTTTTGGAGGAGCCGCTTTGTTCTACCTGGGTCTCACCATG GTTGGACAACTGAGAAAACTAACGCGAGACACCGGCGTCGCGTTGATACTTCTTATCACTGCTAAACT TCTGGTGATGCCGCTGTTCTGCAAGGACATGATGGACATTTTGGATGTGGGCGTCAACAGTAGCAGCGCCAATCACACCAGCTTGTCCAACTTTGCCTTCCTCTACGGCGTCTTCCCGACTGCGCCCAGCGTGGCCATCTACGCTGGACATTACGGCATGGAACTGGAGGTG GTAACGTCAGGCATGGTCATCAGCACGTTCCTCTCGGCGCCCATCATGTACGTCTCGGCCTGGCTACTGACCATCCCGCTGATGGACCCCGCACCTCTGGTGGCCCAGCTTCAGAACGTCAGCTTCAACATCAGCATCGTATGCCTGCTGGCGCTG GTTTGGACCATCGTTGTGATGCTGCTCAGCGGGAAATTCAAGCGTCTTCCTCACCTCTTTGCCTTAAATCTTTTCTTGGCTCAG TTCCTGGTGTGCGTGAGCATGATCCTGTGGAACTTCCTGGCCAGGCAAGAGGATAATCTGACGGGCAAAATGCTGGCCTTTGCGTTGCTCTACGGCTCTCTGTACAGCACGTACATTTGGACGG GTTTAATCCCGTTGTGCTTGGCTCTGACCAGCAGAGATGATCTGCTCAGGCTCCGGCCGGCCATTTTCATGATTCTGGGTTGGGG GGTTCCTTTCTTCATGGTGGGAGGTCTTTTGTTAGTGGGTCAGAGGACTGACTCCATCGATTCTGCCTTCTTTTATGGAAAAGCTCAG ATTATCAGCACAGCAGCGGTGTTGTCAGTCAGCCTGGCGCTGGCTGCTGTTTCTCTGCTGGGCCTCAGCCAGGGAGACAGAGAGCAAAGAGGCTACCACGTCCTGAGTCGGGCTGCGCTACCTTCCTCCAGTGAGGAGCAGGCGAGGCCCCCTGCTGGTGTGGAAGACCCACTACACCACCAGCAGCACCAGCAACAACAAGAGCAGTCAGCAGAACTTTCACCTTCTGTCTGCAGTATTAACTCAG ACCCCCATATGCCTCCTCCACTCCAGTCCATGCCGGATATGATTACCAGCACACAGAGGAACCATGGCAACAGCACAG GCCACACGGGGACGCTGTGCGACGGGCAGCCGCAGAATTGGTCCTCCTCAGAACATCTACTGAACCTAACAGCATCTGAGCGTCAACAAGCTGCAGATGACAAGCAGACAGTCAGACACGTTCTGCTTTGTCTCTTGCTTATTGTTAGCCTGCTAGCG AATCTGTCGAGTTGCCTGTGGTGGTTGCTGAACAAAGACCCCGGCCGCCTGTACTTGGAGCTTCAGTTCTTCTGCGCCGTGGCCAACTACGGCCAAGGCTTCCTGTCCTTCGGGATCTTCGGCCTGGACCGGCATCTCATCTTCCTCCCTTTCAAGAAGAG GTTGTCTGTGTGGCGAGGACGAGACGCTGACCGGAGCGGTCCGGCAGGAGGCGCTCGCGAGGAGGTCCGGCTCACTTGCACGCAGTTTGTGCGCTACCACAAGGAGCAATGTGTGCAAGGGCTGCTGCACGTGCACAG TGCCTCAGGAGAAAGTGCGAGTGCCCCGACCGGCGAATCCTTGCTTTGA
- the tmem41ab gene encoding transmembrane protein 41A-B, protein MRSLAGLATTVAAASVYLYVLSTHLPPADEYLTPASPENPEPEPHYYKLKFPSDLDELRELAEMLKFYKQEHHGYVLLLFCSAYLYKQSFAIPGSSFLNMLAGAIFGPWEGLALACLLTTTGSTFCYLLSSTFGKQHVVRIFPDKVALLQRKVEENRSSLFFFLLFLRFFPMTPNWFLNITCPVLNIPLPIFFFSVFIGLIPYNFICVRTGAILSEIHSLDDIFSWATLAQLLAIALAALVPGALIKHYGQAHLKVEGMDATRDGNRKRR, encoded by the exons ATGCGCTCCCTCGCCGGGTTAGCGACCACCGTGGCGGCGGCCAGCGTCTACCTCTACGTGCTCTCCACTCACCTCCCGCCGGCGGATGAGTACCTGACGCCGGCCTCGCCTGAGAACCCCGAGCCGGAGCCCCACTACTACAA GCTGAAGTTTCCTTCAGATCTGGACGAGCTTCGAGAGCTCGCCGAGATGCTCAAGTTCTACAAACAGGAACACCACGGCTACGTTCTGCTGCTCTTCTGCAGCGCGTACCTTTACAAGCAGTCCTTCGCCATTCCCGGCTCCTCCTTCCTG AACATGCTGGCCGGCGCCATATTCGGACCGTGGGAGGGCCTGGCGCTAGCGTGCCTGCTCACCACCACCGGCTCAACATTCTGCTACCTGCTGTCGTCCACCTTTGGGAAGCAGCATGTGGTTCGCATTTTCCCGGACAAAGTGGCACTACTCCAGAGAAAG GTAGAGGAAAACCGTAGCAGCTTGttctttttcctcctcttcctgcgCTTCTTCCCCATGACTCCTAACTGGTTCCTTAACATCACCTGTCCTGTCCTCAACATCCCCTTGcccatcttcttcttctccgtcttCATCG GTTTGATCCCCTACAACTTCATCTGCGTGCGCACGGGCGCCATCCTCTCAGAGATCCACTCCCTGGACGACATCTTCTCGTGGGCCACGCTGGCCCAGCTGCTGGCCATCGCGCTGGCGGCGCTGGTGCCCGGCGCGCTTATAAAACACTACGGTCAAGCTCACCTGAAGGTGGAAGGTATGGACGCGACGCGGGACGGCAATCGGAAGAGGCGATGA
- the LOC144001617 gene encoding WAS/WASL-interacting protein family member 1-like, with translation MPAPPPPPPPGPPPPPTLALANTERPSRGEQKGRNALLSDICKGTGLKKTVTNDRSGPLLDNPKGGGGGGSGGGISSGGGGGGGCSSGGFGGGAPAGLGGLFAGGMPKLRSAANRDSSDSGPSRGPALPPNRFGGSPSPFSGGSTGPPKLPGALSVSRGGAPDVPKNRTNLSSRQDTPGGAPPPIPNTPRPNQNFSPRGGLPTPALPAGPRPSPSSGPPPPSLPPGRHGPLPPPPGGSSRQSFSSPPPPNNFRPPLPPAPGGRPPLPDDRPPPPPAPIGGHRPSMPRDMPPPPPAVNSKPPSSASSRSGGGAPPLPPGRPGPPPLPPTPAVGDDHCTPRLPQRNTSLSTCGSSPHIRTGPLPPPPNERPPSFGRNQSSGRTGPLPPPPPSGRSMGGAGMRSSPAHSPIGRPGSDSPRGGPGARPPLPPDRPVDRPGGGGAPPPPPPPMGNGFQNSHHNQIHDDWELRFTFHPVSDLPPPEPYQHFHKTYPSKISKTDGRGSGKKERGAPPLPPIPR, from the exons ATGCCTgccccgccgccccctccgccCCCGGGCCCGCCGCCTCCTCCCACGCTGGCACTT GCCAACACAGAGAGGCCGAGTCGGGGAGAGCAGAAGGGACGCAACGCTCTGTTGTCCGACATATGTAAAGGAACCGGACTCAAAAAGACGGTCACCAATGACCGAAGTGGACCCCTGCTGGATA ACCCCAAAGGTGGAGGAGGTGGTGGTTCAGGAGGAGGAATTTCTAGTGGaggtggaggtggaggaggatgtTCAAGTGGAGGATTTGGTGGTGGTGCTCCTGCTGGTTTAGGAGGCCTGTTTGCGGGCGGGATGCCAAAACTGCGCTCGGCAGCAAACCGAGACTCCagtg ACTCGGGACCCAGCAGAGGACCGGCACTCCCCCCAAATCGCTTTGGTGGGAGCCCCAGCCCCTTTAGTGGCGGCTCCACTGGTCCTCCCAAGCTCCCTGGTGCGCTCTCAGTGTCCCGCGGCGGGGCTCCTGATGTTCCCAAAAACCGCACAAATCTCTCCTCAAGGCAAGACACTCCAGGGGGTGCCCCACCTCCCATCCCCAACACGCCTCGACCCAACCAGAACTTCAGTCCCCGCGGGGGGCTGCCCACTCCGGCCCTCCCTGCAGGACCCAGACCCAGCCCTTCGTCAGGACCGCCACCCCCGAGTCTTCCCCCGGGGCGGCATGGCCCCCTGCCTCCACCCCCGGGTGGCTCCTCGAGGCAGAGCTTCTCCTCGCCGCCGCCTCCGAATAACTTTAGACCTCCCTTACCCCCAGCTCCCGGCGGGCGGCCCCCGCTTCCCGACGACCGGCCTCCACCCCCACCAGCTCCTATTGGAGGGCACCGGCCGTCCATGCCCCGAGACATGCCCCCGCCGCCTCCCGCCGTCAACTCGAAACCGCCATCTTCTGCCTCCTCTCGCTCTGGAGGTGGGGCACCGCCTCTCCCACCGGGGCGACCGGGCCCACCTCCTCTGCCTCCGACGCCCGCTGTGGGGGACGACCACTGCACGCCTCGTCTACCCCAAAGGAACACTTCACTCAG CACTTGTGGCTCTTCACCCCATATCCGGACAGGACCTCTCCCACCCCCACCCAACGAAAGGCCACCATCTTTTGGAAGAAACCAATCGTCAGGGCGCACAG GTCCACTTCCCCCGCCACCGCCCTCGGGTCGTAGCATGGGCGGTGCGGGCATGAGGTCATCGCCGGCACATTCTCCTATCGGGCGACCAGGGTCGGATTCCCCGCGGGGCGGGCCCGGAGCTAGGCCCCCTCTACCTCCGGACAGACCGGTGGACCGGCCAGGTGGTGGAGGCGCCCCtccaccaccgccgccacctATGGGTAATGGCTTCCAGAACTCGCACCACAACCAGATACATG ATGATTGGGAGCTTCGGTTCACTTTCCATCCCGTCTCGGACCTGCCTCCACCCGAACCCTACCAGCACTTCCACAAGACGTACCCAAGCAAGATCAGCAAGACCGATGGCAGAG GTTCAGGTAAAAAGGAAAGAGgggctcctcctcttcctcctataCCCAGGTGA